One Paenibacillus sp. SYP-B4298 genomic window, TCCGTTTCTTTCTGTGAAGATATAACGATCCATCTTAGGGTTCCAACGACGAGTCTGATGACCAAAGTGAACCCCAGCTTCAAGTAGCTGTTTCATGGAAATTACCGCCATATCAACAACACCTCCTGTGCATTGGTTTTTTTAGGATAACCTCCGCTGACCGCATCTTCTGCCAAAACTCGCCACCAGGGCAAGCACCCTTGACAAAATTAATCAGCGTGTGTTTTTAACACCGTCAATTACTATACCATATTTGAACAACCTTATGCAACTAAACCTTCAACAAATCTATGAATGCATAGCATCCTCGCTCATCATAAGCTATGATAGCTACTGCTTCGGCTTGGAGCGCTGCGGATCAGCCAGCAATATCTTCTGAATCTGCTGCGCATTCAGGGTGCCGGAAAAATAATATTTGCCGTTGCGAATCCGATTGCGGTCAAGCTGTGTCTCCTTGAGAAAGACTGACGCATCCTCAATCAAGGCCGCGTCCTGCAGCAGCTCGGCGATCGCACTCATATTCATCCCCCTCTTCACGTTAACCGCGCGCACAGCAGGCGCCTCGGCCTGCTCCTGCCTCGCTTGCTCAAGCTGCTCCGCTAGCGCTGTCTTCACTTTCTCGTCCTGCTCCTTGAGCAGCCGTTCCTTCTCCTGCTTCAGCGCCTCCAGCTCTGCCTGAGTCTCCTGCAGCAGCTTGGCTTGCTCTTCATGTTCTGCCTGAGCCGCCCCATCGTTCAAGGTGTCGCTGCTCGTAATTTGAGCTTCGATCTGCTCTGTGCGCTCCTGCTGCACATCCGCAGCGAGCATGAGCTGCAGCATCAACACACCGGCGATCAAGCCAACGCCGAGTCCCAATACAAATGAACGGTCTTTAAGCACGGTGACGCTCCTCCTGTGCAGAAAGCTGCACGATCAGTTGAACCTCGCCTTTGTTCAGCCCCAGCTTCTTGGCGATGTACTCCATGGACTTGCCCTGATGATGCATAGCGAGCAGATCGGCATAACGATCGCTGATCCGGTCTGAGACGGGCATCTCCTCCTCGGCCGGCAATGGCGAGGCAGCGCCTGTGTCGGCGTGCACCTGCTGGCGGCTTCCCAGCTCGCTCAGCTTGGCAGCCACCTCGGCCTGGTGAAGCTTGATCTGCTCCCCAAGCTGCTGCTCCAGCTCCACGTAGCGGCGTTGTAATTCTTCGGAGCGTTTCTCCAGCGCGGCGATCCGCTGCTCGCTGGACGAAAGCGCCTCCTTTTGCTCGCGCTGCGCGGCCCCTACGATATTCGCCAGCTCTTTATTTTCCTCTTCTATTGACTGCATGAACTGCTCCAGCGCAAGCTCCATGTCGCCGACCGGCGCCGATGGTCTTGATCGCTTCGGCATGGCGAATGAAAGTACAATAACAAATGCGCCAAGCAGAACAAGATAATGCCATGGTTGATCCACACTTTTCACCCGCAGTTCTTATGATGTCGCATAGGATTGCCGAACAATCATTCCGCTTCCCTATGTGCTACAACAGAGGCGACATCGTCACGTCCCCGTCCGCATAATGGAATTTGATGCGTTCTGCCCGTTCCTTCACGAAGCGTGTATAGCGCCCGATTACAATCTTCGTGCCTCCAAAGATCGCCTGCTTCACTTCCACACATGCTGTGGTTGTATCCTCAAGCGACTTCTCAATCTCCAGCAGCTCCTGCTTGAGTGCCCGCTCCTGCTCCTGTCCCTGCTTCTTGGTAATATTCAGCTTGGCCCGCATCTCCAGTCGTTCTGCCGACAATTGTCCGGCCGCTGCGAGCTGATCGAGCAACACCAGCGCCTTCTCGGTCTTGTCCAGGTTGGTGACTAACTCGCGTACCTCCGTGCGCAGCCGGTTCAACTGGGAGCGCATCTCCGGCTTAACGCCAACGGAAATCTCGGTCGCGGTGGAAGTCGAGTTGCCGA contains:
- a CDS encoding DUF6115 domain-containing protein; protein product: MDQPWHYLVLLGAFVIVLSFAMPKRSRPSAPVGDMELALEQFMQSIEEENKELANIVGAAQREQKEALSSSEQRIAALEKRSEELQRRYVELEQQLGEQIKLHQAEVAAKLSELGSRQQVHADTGAASPLPAEEEMPVSDRISDRYADLLAMHHQGKSMEYIAKKLGLNKGEVQLIVQLSAQEERHRA